In Sinorhizobium arboris LMG 14919, a genomic segment contains:
- a CDS encoding aspartate aminotransferase family protein: protein MYSNSLIELDRAHLIHPVASYRSHEKLGVRVLASAKGATVTDASGRQLIDGFAGLWCVNAGYGHESIVEAAAKQMRELPYATAYFGLGSEPAIRLASELAERAPGDLNHVYFTLGGSDAIDSTIRFIRYYWIARGEPQRDQFISVEQGYHGSSTVGAGLTALPAFHAGFGIPFDWQHRIPSHYAYRNPVGGDPQAIIEASLAALRRKVEEIGPERVAAFYAEPIQGSGGVLVPPRGWMKAMRELCRELGILFVADEVITGFGRTGPLFASTADEIVPDFITTAKGLTSGYVPMGAVFMADHVYQTIADGAGAAAVGHGYTYSAHPVSAAVGLAVLKLYENGLLDNGVKAGARLMEGLESLRDHPLVGDVRGRGMLAAVELVVDKGKKTPLPAAAEPARRIFDRAWENGLVIRAFANGVLGYAPPLCCSDEEIGAIIERTRQTLDETLEDPDVRRALR from the coding sequence ATGTACAGCAATTCCCTCATCGAACTCGATCGTGCCCACCTCATCCATCCGGTCGCTTCCTATCGCAGCCACGAAAAGCTCGGCGTGCGCGTGCTCGCCTCGGCCAAAGGCGCGACCGTCACCGACGCCTCAGGTAGACAATTGATCGACGGTTTCGCCGGCCTCTGGTGCGTCAATGCCGGCTACGGACATGAGAGTATCGTCGAGGCGGCGGCGAAGCAGATGCGCGAACTCCCTTACGCGACGGCCTATTTCGGCCTCGGTTCGGAACCTGCGATCCGCCTTGCCTCGGAATTGGCCGAACGCGCGCCGGGCGACCTCAACCACGTCTATTTCACGCTCGGCGGTTCCGATGCCATCGATAGTACGATCCGCTTTATCCGCTACTATTGGATTGCCCGCGGCGAACCGCAGCGCGATCAGTTCATCTCGGTCGAGCAAGGCTATCACGGCTCCTCGACGGTCGGCGCCGGTCTGACCGCGCTACCGGCCTTCCATGCCGGTTTCGGCATCCCCTTCGACTGGCAGCACAGGATTCCGTCGCACTACGCCTACCGCAACCCGGTGGGTGGAGATCCGCAGGCAATCATTGAGGCATCGCTGGCTGCACTCCGTCGCAAGGTCGAGGAGATCGGCCCCGAACGCGTCGCCGCCTTCTATGCCGAACCTATCCAGGGCTCGGGCGGCGTGCTGGTGCCTCCCAGGGGTTGGATGAAGGCGATGCGCGAGCTGTGCCGCGAGCTCGGCATCCTCTTCGTTGCCGACGAGGTGATCACCGGTTTCGGCCGAACCGGACCGCTCTTTGCCTCAACCGCGGACGAGATCGTCCCGGATTTCATCACCACGGCGAAAGGGCTGACTTCGGGCTACGTGCCGATGGGCGCGGTCTTCATGGCCGATCATGTCTATCAGACGATCGCCGACGGCGCGGGCGCTGCCGCCGTCGGTCACGGCTACACCTATTCGGCGCATCCGGTGAGCGCTGCTGTCGGCCTCGCCGTCTTGAAGCTCTATGAGAACGGTCTCCTCGACAACGGCGTGAAGGCCGGTGCTCGGCTGATGGAAGGTCTCGAAAGCTTGAGGGACCACCCGCTCGTCGGCGATGTGCGCGGCCGCGGCATGTTGGCGGCCGTCGAGCTCGTTGTAGACAAGGGGAAGAAGACGCCCTTGCCGGCGGCCGCGGAACCGGCCCGGCGCATTTTCGATCGCGCCTGGGAAAACGGACTTGTCATCCGCGCCTTCGCCAATGGCGTGCTGGGCTATGCGCCGCCTCTCTGCTGTAGCGACGAGGAAATCGGCGCAATTATCGAGCGTACCCGCCAAACTCTGGATGAGACCCTGGAAGACCCGGATGTTCGCCGGGCTCTGCGCTGA
- a CDS encoding HAD-IA family hydrolase, whose protein sequence is MRKSLPEFKYMTFDVVGTLIDFEAGIKHCLAEIAAEAGVAIDGEEALGLYRAARYSKDADLFPDDLVRVYLAIAPKLGLPAERKQGQRFRDSAKNWKGFADSAEALARLAKGHRLIAMTNARRWAFDFFARELGNPFYAAFTADDTGTEKPDPVFFEKVFAFVDSEGDSKDDILHVAQSQYHDIGISRKLGLTNCWIERRHAQKGYGGTIEPAEFTEPDYHFTSMAGLADAVAVERS, encoded by the coding sequence GTGCGCAAGAGCCTTCCGGAATTCAAGTACATGACTTTCGACGTCGTCGGCACGCTGATCGACTTCGAGGCTGGTATAAAGCACTGCCTCGCAGAGATCGCCGCCGAGGCGGGTGTCGCGATCGATGGCGAGGAAGCGCTCGGCCTTTACCGCGCGGCGCGCTACTCCAAGGACGCCGACCTCTTCCCGGATGATCTCGTCCGAGTCTATCTCGCTATCGCTCCGAAGCTTGGCCTGCCAGCCGAACGGAAACAGGGGCAACGTTTCAGGGACTCGGCGAAGAACTGGAAGGGTTTCGCCGACAGCGCCGAGGCGCTTGCGCGCCTTGCCAAAGGTCACCGCCTCATTGCGATGACCAATGCCCGTCGCTGGGCCTTCGATTTCTTCGCCAGGGAGCTGGGCAATCCCTTTTACGCCGCCTTTACGGCCGACGACACGGGTACTGAGAAGCCGGACCCCGTCTTCTTCGAGAAGGTCTTCGCCTTCGTCGACTCGGAAGGAGATTCAAAAGACGACATCCTCCATGTCGCCCAGAGCCAGTACCACGACATCGGCATTTCCCGAAAACTCGGGCTGACCAATTGCTGGATCGAGCGTCGCCACGCCCAGAAGGGCTATGGCGGCACGATCGAGCCCGCCGAATTCACCGAGCCCGATTACCACTTCACCTCCATGGCCGGCCTTGCCGATGCCGTGGCCGTCGAACGCAGCTGA
- a CDS encoding ABC transporter substrate-binding protein, whose product MNDRITNWNKSDDAMVENAIRRGATRRELLQMMLASGVALSAGSLVLGRAGNAVAATPISGGALKAAGWSSSTADTLDPAKASLSTDYVRCCSFYNRLTFLDKSGTPQMELAEAIETKDAKTWTVKLRKGVTFHDGKPLTADDVIFSLKRHLDPSIGSKVAKIAAQMTGFKAVDKQTVEITLANANADLPTILSMHHFMIVADGTTDFSKGNGTGAFVREVFEPGVRSVGIKNKNYWKSGPNVDSFEYFAISDDSSRVNALLSGDIHLAATINPRSMRLVESQGDGFVLSKTTSGNYTNLNMRLDMEPGSKRDFVEGMKYLVNREQIVKSALRGLGEVGNDQPVSPANFYHNPDLKPRAFDPEKAKFHFEKAGALGQSIPVVASDAANSAIDMAMIIQASAAEIGLKLDVQRVPADGYWDNYWLKAPVHFGNINPRPTPDILFSLLYASEAPWNESQYKSEKFDKMLIEARGSLDQEKRKAIYNEMQVMVANEAGTIIPAYISNVDAITSKLKGLEANPLGGQMGYAFAEYVWLEA is encoded by the coding sequence ATGAACGACAGGATCACCAATTGGAACAAATCCGATGACGCTATGGTCGAAAACGCCATTCGTCGCGGCGCGACGCGACGCGAACTGCTGCAGATGATGCTCGCGAGCGGCGTCGCCCTCTCCGCGGGCAGCCTGGTGCTCGGCCGAGCCGGTAATGCGGTTGCGGCAACACCGATCTCGGGCGGCGCGCTCAAGGCGGCCGGCTGGTCATCCTCCACCGCCGACACACTCGACCCGGCCAAGGCATCGCTCTCCACGGACTATGTTCGCTGCTGCTCCTTTTATAACCGCCTGACCTTCCTCGACAAAAGCGGTACGCCACAGATGGAACTGGCCGAAGCGATCGAAACCAAGGATGCGAAGACCTGGACCGTCAAGCTGAGGAAGGGCGTCACGTTCCATGACGGCAAGCCCCTAACAGCAGACGATGTGATCTTCTCGCTGAAGCGTCATCTCGACCCGTCCATCGGATCGAAGGTTGCAAAGATCGCCGCCCAGATGACCGGCTTCAAGGCGGTCGACAAGCAGACCGTCGAGATCACGCTGGCCAATGCGAACGCAGACCTGCCGACGATCCTCTCGATGCACCACTTCATGATCGTCGCCGACGGCACCACCGACTTTTCCAAGGGGAACGGCACGGGCGCATTCGTAAGAGAAGTCTTCGAGCCCGGCGTGCGCTCCGTCGGGATCAAGAACAAGAACTACTGGAAGTCCGGACCGAACGTCGATTCCTTCGAATATTTCGCGATCAGCGACGACAGTTCCCGGGTGAATGCACTCTTGTCCGGCGACATCCACCTGGCCGCCACGATCAATCCGCGCTCCATGCGCCTGGTCGAGAGCCAGGGTGACGGCTTCGTGCTCTCGAAGACCACCTCCGGTAACTATACCAACCTGAACATGCGGTTGGACATGGAACCCGGCAGCAAGCGCGATTTCGTCGAGGGCATGAAGTACCTCGTCAACCGCGAGCAGATCGTCAAATCGGCGCTGCGCGGCTTGGGCGAAGTCGGTAACGACCAGCCGGTATCCCCGGCAAACTTCTATCACAATCCGGACCTGAAGCCGCGCGCCTTTGATCCCGAGAAGGCCAAGTTCCACTTCGAGAAGGCCGGCGCGCTCGGCCAGTCGATACCGGTGGTTGCCTCCGATGCAGCGAACTCGGCGATCGATATGGCGATGATCATACAGGCTTCCGCTGCCGAGATCGGCTTGAAGCTCGATGTCCAGCGCGTTCCCGCCGACGGTTACTGGGATAATTACTGGCTGAAGGCGCCGGTCCACTTCGGCAATATCAACCCGCGTCCGACGCCCGATATCCTCTTCTCGCTGCTCTACGCCTCGGAGGCTCCGTGGAACGAGAGCCAGTACAAGTCGGAGAAGTTCGATAAGATGCTGATCGAGGCGCGCGGCTCGCTCGACCAGGAGAAGCGCAAGGCGATCTACAACGAGATGCAGGTGATGGTCGCCAACGAAGCCGGCACCATCATTCCGGCCTATATCTCCAATGTCGACGCGATCACCAGCAAGCTCAAGGGCTTGGAGGCCAACCCGCTCGGCGGACAGATGGGCTATGCTTTTGCGGAATATGTCTGGCTCGAAGCCTGA
- a CDS encoding ABC transporter permease: protein MNNRVLSLVLSRLLIALITLVIVSFAVFFATTLLPGDTASILLGQAATPEAVEGLRKAMHLDEPAIFRFLRWIVGLLQGDLGTSYANEMPVADLIGGRFVNTLQLAGVTALFSVPIALTLGITAAMLRGSLYDRIVTVLTIGVISVPEFMIATSAVLIFAVYLKWLPALSFANEVTSLTDLLRIYAMPVITLTFVISAQMIRMTRAAVIETLNTPYVEMALLKGASRARMVFRHALPNALGPIVNAVALSLSYLLGGVIIVETIFNYPGVAKLMVDAVSTRDLPLIQSCAMIFCLGYLLLITTADIIAILSNPRLR, encoded by the coding sequence GTGAACAACCGGGTCCTATCCCTTGTGCTGAGCAGATTGCTCATTGCACTGATCACCTTGGTGATCGTCTCCTTCGCTGTCTTCTTCGCGACGACGCTCCTGCCGGGTGATACCGCGTCGATCCTGCTCGGCCAAGCCGCCACGCCGGAGGCCGTCGAGGGTCTGCGCAAAGCCATGCATCTCGACGAACCGGCAATCTTCCGTTTCCTGCGCTGGATCGTCGGTCTCCTGCAGGGCGACCTTGGCACCTCCTATGCCAATGAGATGCCGGTCGCGGATCTGATCGGCGGTCGGTTCGTCAACACACTCCAGCTCGCCGGCGTCACCGCACTCTTCTCCGTGCCGATCGCACTCACGCTCGGGATCACGGCGGCCATGCTGCGCGGCTCGCTCTACGACCGCATCGTCACCGTGCTCACGATCGGCGTCATCTCCGTGCCGGAATTCATGATCGCGACCTCAGCCGTGCTGATCTTCGCCGTCTATCTGAAATGGCTGCCGGCGCTTTCCTTCGCCAATGAGGTGACGTCGCTCACCGATCTGCTGCGCATCTATGCCATGCCGGTGATCACGCTCACCTTCGTCATCTCGGCTCAGATGATCCGTATGACCCGGGCGGCAGTGATCGAGACACTCAACACGCCCTATGTGGAGATGGCGCTGCTCAAGGGCGCCTCCCGGGCTCGCATGGTATTTCGCCACGCGCTGCCAAATGCTCTGGGGCCGATCGTCAATGCGGTCGCGCTTTCGCTCTCTTATCTGCTGGGCGGCGTCATTATCGTCGAGACGATCTTCAACTATCCCGGTGTTGCCAAGCTGATGGTCGATGCTGTCTCGACCCGCGACCTGCCGCTGATTCAGAGCTGCGCGATGATCTTCTGTCTCGGCTACCTGCTCCTGATCACGACAGCCGACATCATCGCCATCCTTTCCAATCCGAGGCTACGATGA
- a CDS encoding ABC transporter permease, with protein sequence MTMTHSETKSARISGTRLGYRFNIVGIFGLSIILCWALVAIFAPLIIPYPVGEIADLDYFGPMSRDFWLGSDYLGRDMLSRILMGARYTVGISLAAVTIACFSGVVLGMIAAVAGGWLDTLLSRFLDALNSIPSKLFGLVVVAAVGSSIPVLILTLSVIYIPGAYRFARALAVNINAMDFITVARIRGESTLYLIRSEILPNIIGPVLADLGIRFVFIVLLLSGLSFLGLGVQPPYADWGALVRENIGGLPFGAPAVMFPSLAIASLTISVNLLIDNLPQKIRDRSE encoded by the coding sequence ATGACAATGACCCATTCTGAGACCAAGTCTGCCCGGATTTCCGGAACCCGGCTCGGCTATCGCTTCAATATCGTCGGGATATTCGGCCTTTCGATTATCCTTTGCTGGGCGCTCGTCGCGATCTTCGCGCCGCTGATCATCCCCTATCCGGTCGGGGAAATCGCTGACCTCGATTACTTCGGCCCGATGAGCCGCGACTTCTGGCTCGGCTCCGACTACCTCGGCCGCGACATGCTTTCGCGGATTCTGATGGGTGCCCGCTACACCGTCGGCATCTCGCTTGCGGCAGTCACGATCGCCTGTTTCAGCGGCGTGGTCCTCGGCATGATCGCAGCAGTCGCCGGCGGCTGGCTCGACACGCTCTTGAGCCGCTTCCTCGACGCCCTCAACTCGATCCCGAGCAAGCTCTTCGGCCTCGTCGTGGTCGCCGCTGTCGGCTCCTCGATTCCGGTGCTCATCCTCACGCTCTCGGTGATATACATTCCAGGCGCCTACCGCTTCGCCCGCGCGCTTGCCGTCAACATCAATGCGATGGACTTCATCACCGTGGCCCGTATCCGTGGCGAAAGCACGCTTTATCTCATTCGTTCGGAGATCCTGCCGAACATCATCGGCCCGGTTCTTGCCGACCTCGGGATCCGCTTCGTCTTCATCGTCCTTTTGCTCTCCGGCCTCTCCTTCCTCGGCCTCGGCGTCCAGCCGCCCTATGCCGACTGGGGGGCGCTCGTTCGCGAGAACATCGGCGGCCTGCCCTTCGGCGCACCGGCGGTCATGTTCCCGTCGCTTGCCATTGCCAGCCTCACGATCAGCGTGAACCTGCTGATCGATAACCTGCCGCAGAAGATCCGCGATCGGAGCGAATGA
- a CDS encoding ABC transporter ATP-binding protein, translating to MANLAEIRDLKVEATTDSGRRVEIIKGVSLDIAEGEIVALIGESGSGKTTIALTLMGYARPGCRIAGGSVSVAGKDMTTLSEKQRARVRGTEVTYVPQSAAAAFNPAATIMDQVIEVTRIHGLMAADEARARAVGLFRALSLPEPETIGSRYPHQVSGGQLQRLSAAMALIGDPKLVIFDEPTTALDVTTQIEVLRAFKSVMKKGAIAGVYVSHDLAVVAQIADYIVVLKGGEVQEVGTTEEILSNAKHPYTRELLSAFEPKPREAADTGKTAPAPLLKIENLVAGYGPSQSDGLPLVRAVEHVSLKVEKGRNLGIIGESGCGKSTLARAIAGILPAAAGKIVFDGKELGRSARERSRDELREMQIVFQYADTALNPAKSVEDILARPLTFYHGMNAKARNARIDELLDMVRLPRNLRHRRPGELSGGQKQRVNFARALAADPKLILCDEITSALDTVVAAAVIELLKELQRELGLSYIFISHDLSVVEAICDEIVVMYGGKKVEDITPATVKTPHHPYSQLLFSSVPKLDPTWLDGLQRDPELVRAYCRR from the coding sequence ATGGCCAATCTCGCAGAAATCCGTGACCTGAAGGTCGAAGCTACCACCGATTCCGGCCGCCGCGTCGAGATCATCAAGGGCGTCAGCCTCGATATCGCCGAGGGCGAGATCGTTGCGCTGATCGGCGAAAGCGGTTCTGGCAAGACAACGATAGCGCTGACACTGATGGGATATGCCCGTCCGGGCTGCCGCATTGCCGGCGGCAGTGTCTCGGTGGCCGGAAAGGACATGACAACCCTTAGCGAAAAACAGCGCGCGAGGGTGCGTGGCACCGAAGTCACCTATGTTCCGCAATCTGCTGCCGCCGCATTCAACCCGGCCGCTACGATCATGGACCAGGTGATCGAGGTCACCCGTATCCACGGGCTAATGGCGGCCGACGAGGCGCGCGCCCGCGCCGTCGGCCTATTCCGGGCGCTGTCCTTACCAGAGCCCGAGACGATCGGAAGCCGCTATCCGCACCAGGTCTCCGGCGGGCAGCTGCAGCGTCTTTCCGCGGCCATGGCGCTTATCGGTGATCCCAAGCTCGTCATCTTCGACGAGCCGACAACAGCGCTCGACGTAACGACCCAGATCGAGGTGCTGCGCGCGTTCAAGTCTGTGATGAAGAAGGGCGCGATCGCCGGCGTCTACGTTTCGCATGACCTCGCGGTGGTCGCCCAGATCGCCGATTATATTGTCGTGTTGAAGGGCGGCGAAGTACAGGAGGTCGGCACCACCGAGGAAATCCTCTCGAACGCCAAGCACCCTTACACGCGCGAACTCCTCTCCGCCTTTGAACCAAAGCCCCGCGAGGCTGCCGACACAGGCAAGACCGCACCGGCTCCGCTTCTGAAGATCGAAAACCTGGTCGCGGGATACGGTCCGTCCCAGAGCGACGGCCTGCCGCTCGTGCGCGCCGTCGAGCATGTCAGTCTCAAGGTGGAGAAGGGGCGCAACCTCGGTATCATCGGCGAGTCGGGTTGCGGCAAGTCGACGCTCGCCCGCGCCATTGCCGGCATATTGCCGGCCGCCGCAGGCAAGATCGTTTTCGACGGCAAGGAACTCGGTCGCAGCGCCCGCGAGCGCTCGCGCGATGAATTACGCGAAATGCAGATCGTCTTCCAATACGCCGATACGGCGCTGAATCCGGCGAAATCCGTCGAGGACATCTTAGCCCGGCCACTTACCTTCTATCACGGGATGAACGCAAAGGCGCGCAACGCACGCATCGACGAGCTGCTCGACATGGTGCGCCTGCCTCGCAACCTGCGTCATCGCCGGCCCGGCGAGCTATCCGGCGGCCAGAAACAGCGCGTCAACTTCGCCCGGGCGCTTGCCGCCGATCCGAAGTTGATCCTTTGCGACGAGATCACCTCGGCGCTCGACACGGTGGTCGCCGCAGCCGTCATCGAGCTGCTGAAGGAGTTGCAGCGCGAGCTCGGTCTCTCTTACATCTTCATCAGCCACGATCTCTCCGTGGTGGAGGCGATTTGCGACGAGATCGTCGTGATGTATGGCGGCAAAAAGGTTGAGGACATCACTCCGGCCACGGTCAAGACGCCGCATCATCCCTATTCGCAGTTACTCTTCTCGTCGGTCCCGAAGCTCGACCCCACCTGGCTCGATGGCCTCCAGCGGGATCCGGAACTGGTGCGAGCCTATTGTCGGCGCTGA
- a CDS encoding Lrp/AsnC family transcriptional regulator, producing the protein MKLDRIDIKILYELQKNGRITNVELAELVNLSPSPCLMRVKKLQSEGYIEGYSAQINVSKLGQTLTVFTEITLKNHRQIDFARFLAAIDKVDQVIECHLVSGGYDYLLKFVTAGIGEYQTIMERLTDMDVGIDKYFSFVVLKSPIVKAHMPLTSLFRT; encoded by the coding sequence ATGAAACTCGACCGGATCGACATCAAGATTCTATACGAACTGCAGAAGAATGGCCGCATCACCAATGTGGAACTCGCCGAGTTGGTCAACCTGTCGCCAAGCCCCTGTCTGATGCGGGTCAAGAAGCTGCAGTCGGAGGGTTACATTGAGGGCTATTCGGCGCAGATCAACGTGAGCAAGCTCGGGCAGACCCTGACGGTCTTCACCGAGATCACGCTGAAGAACCACCGGCAGATCGACTTTGCCCGCTTCCTTGCGGCGATTGACAAGGTCGACCAGGTGATCGAATGCCATCTGGTGTCCGGTGGCTACGACTATCTTCTGAAATTCGTCACGGCCGGGATCGGCGAATACCAGACGATCATGGAACGCCTTACCGACATGGACGTCGGCATCGACAAATATTTCAGCTTCGTCGTACTGAAGTCGCCGATCGTCAAGGCACACATGCCGCTGACCAGCCTGTTTCGGACGTAG
- a CDS encoding NAD(P)/FAD-dependent oxidoreductase produces the protein MPAPLKLIDTTPQLPEDADAVVIGGGIVGVFTAYYLARRGLNVALVEKGRIGAEQSSRNWGWCRQQNRDARELPMATKSLDLWERFAAESGEDTGFRRCGLFYLSNSEEELAGWARWRDFARTVGVTTHMLDGGQATERGRATGKPWKGGVFSPTDGTADPASAAPAVARAILKLGGTVHQSCAARGIETEGGRLSGVVTEHGTIRTKTAVLAGGAWASSFCRQLGIRFPQAAIRSSILAVSPGAIGLPDALHTAAVSVTRRADGGYTLAISGRGRVDPTPQQLRFSPQFLPMFVKRWRSLAPGGLEGFHSGHETLARWRLDEPTPMERMRILDPAVDKGTIRLTHSRALDLLPPLKNTSIAAAWAGYIDSTPDGVPGIGEIAAMPGFILAAGFSGHGFGIGPGAGHLIADIVTGNEPIVDPRPYHPDRFRKSAWGKVADF, from the coding sequence ATGCCCGCACCGCTGAAACTCATCGACACAACGCCGCAGTTGCCCGAAGACGCCGATGCCGTGGTGATCGGCGGCGGCATTGTCGGCGTGTTTACGGCCTACTACCTTGCCCGCCGGGGATTGAATGTCGCCCTCGTCGAGAAAGGACGGATCGGCGCGGAACAGTCGAGTCGTAACTGGGGTTGGTGCCGCCAGCAGAACCGGGACGCCCGCGAATTGCCGATGGCGACGAAGAGCCTCGATCTATGGGAGCGTTTCGCCGCCGAGAGCGGTGAGGACACCGGTTTCCGCCGCTGCGGGTTGTTCTATCTCAGCAATAGCGAAGAGGAATTGGCCGGCTGGGCACGCTGGCGCGATTTCGCCCGGACCGTCGGTGTCACCACCCATATGCTCGACGGCGGCCAGGCGACCGAGCGCGGCCGCGCAACCGGCAAGCCATGGAAGGGCGGCGTCTTTTCGCCGACCGACGGCACCGCCGATCCGGCGAGCGCAGCACCCGCGGTCGCGCGTGCGATCCTGAAGCTTGGCGGCACCGTGCACCAATCCTGCGCCGCCCGCGGCATAGAGACAGAAGGCGGTCGCCTATCCGGTGTCGTGACCGAGCATGGCACCATCCGTACGAAAACGGCCGTCCTCGCCGGCGGCGCCTGGGCCTCCTCCTTCTGCCGTCAGCTCGGCATCCGCTTTCCGCAAGCTGCCATCCGTTCGTCGATTCTTGCCGTCTCGCCGGGTGCCATCGGCCTTCCGGATGCGCTGCATACGGCCGCCGTTTCGGTGACACGCCGCGCCGACGGCGGCTATACGCTCGCCATCAGCGGCCGCGGCCGTGTCGACCCGACGCCGCAGCAACTCAGGTTCTCGCCGCAATTTCTGCCAATGTTCGTCAAACGCTGGCGCAGCCTGGCGCCAGGCGGGCTTGAGGGCTTCCACTCCGGCCATGAGACCTTGGCTCGCTGGCGGCTCGACGAGCCCACGCCGATGGAGCGCATGCGCATCCTTGATCCTGCGGTCGACAAGGGCACCATTCGCCTCACCCATTCGCGCGCGCTCGACCTCCTGCCTCCCCTGAAGAACACCAGCATCGCCGCCGCATGGGCGGGCTATATCGACAGCACGCCCGACGGCGTGCCGGGTATCGGCGAAATCGCCGCTATGCCGGGTTTTATCCTCGCCGCCGGGTTCAGCGGGCACGGCTTCGGAATCGGTCCTGGCGCCGGCCACCTGATCGCAGACATCGTGACCGGTAACGAGCCGATCGTTGATCCCCGCCCCTACCATCCGGACCGTTTCCGAAAATCCGCCTGGGGTAAAGTCGCTGACTTTTAG
- a CDS encoding DUF3307 domain-containing protein, translating into MEMAITTVAMLACMQLKHFVADYVLQPAWILRGKGNFRMIGGYVHAGGHALGTVPALMLAGAGMTRVAILVLAEFIAHYLIDYGKALLSRHSRADATTRTYWAMHGADQLMHQLTYAALILAALA; encoded by the coding sequence ATGGAAATGGCGATTACGACGGTGGCGATGCTAGCCTGCATGCAGCTCAAGCACTTCGTCGCTGATTATGTGCTGCAGCCCGCCTGGATCCTGCGCGGCAAAGGAAATTTCCGCATGATCGGCGGCTATGTCCATGCGGGCGGGCACGCGCTCGGAACCGTGCCGGCGCTGATGCTTGCCGGCGCCGGCATGACGCGCGTCGCCATTCTCGTGCTCGCCGAATTCATAGCTCACTATCTCATCGACTATGGCAAGGCACTGCTGTCGCGGCACAGCCGCGCCGATGCGACGACGAGGACCTACTGGGCGATGCACGGCGCCGATCAATTGATGCACCAGCTCACCTATGCGGCGCTGATTCTTGCCGCGCTGGCATAG